In Edaphobacter paludis, a single window of DNA contains:
- a CDS encoding GNAT family N-acetyltransferase: protein MCATPLLEGTRIRLEPLTLDHLTGLEAIAFDDRIWRYMPITMKTPDDLHNWVESALRLTEAGTTIAWATVLKSENRVIGSTRFSDLDRTHETAELGHTWLSPEFHGAGLNTEAKLLQLTYAFEELKLRRVALKTHHENVQSQKAMRKIGAVAEGRFRNHFIMPDGSQRHSLWFSVIREDWPQTKSRLEARVGDLTPPSV from the coding sequence ATGTGCGCGACCCCGCTACTCGAAGGGACAAGAATACGTCTGGAGCCTCTGACCCTCGACCATCTGACAGGGCTGGAGGCAATTGCTTTTGACGACCGCATCTGGCGCTACATGCCGATAACCATGAAGACGCCGGATGATCTGCACAATTGGGTGGAGAGCGCTTTGCGGCTGACAGAAGCCGGAACGACAATCGCCTGGGCCACGGTTTTGAAGTCGGAGAACCGGGTGATCGGAAGCACTCGCTTCTCCGATCTGGATCGCACTCATGAGACGGCGGAGCTGGGGCACACGTGGTTATCCCCGGAGTTTCATGGGGCGGGTCTAAATACCGAGGCCAAGCTGCTGCAGCTTACCTATGCCTTCGAGGAACTTAAACTGCGCAGAGTGGCGCTGAAGACGCATCACGAGAACGTGCAGTCGCAGAAAGCCATGCGCAAGATCGGCGCAGTCGCGGAGGGAAGGTTTCGCAACCACTTCATCATGCCCGACGGCTCTCAGCGGCACAGCCTCTGGTTTTCGGTCATCCGGGAAGACTGGCCGCAGACGAAATCGCGACTAGAGGCGCGGGTAGGGGATCTGACTCCACCGTCCGTTTGA
- a CDS encoding pitrilysin family protein, which yields MSVTLVEDSGLTRNASARNIRKTVLSNGLTVLTEAMPQVRSVSMGAWIGTGSRDEEAAVNGVSHFVEHMVFKGTTSRSAKQIAREVDTIGGNLDAFTGKEMVCFNIKVLDENVTPALDVLADLVLHPTFTPEEIVREQGVILEEIKMDEDNPDYLVHEVWTQNFWKNEALGRPILGTKKTVSSFNQQIIFDFYASRFTPRNMVFSAAGNLDHDAFVAQVEQQFSSLAASSDGHLPQMPTPVATPHITLKRKKSLEQVQVCLGIPAPPVNHSDRYGVYLLNTMLGGGMSSRLFQTIREDQGLAYAIYSEMNPFRDTGSLCIFAGTAIDKTEKVLQLTMQELRRLKEDTVSETELKRAKDQLKSNIVIGLESSGSRMANLARQQMYFGRFFGVDEITQEINAVTPADIQSLAQQLFRPEAIALTLLGNLGEMKVEREDLAC from the coding sequence ATGTCTGTAACGTTAGTTGAAGATAGCGGTTTGACGAGAAATGCCTCCGCCCGCAACATCCGCAAGACCGTTTTATCGAACGGATTGACGGTGCTGACCGAGGCCATGCCCCAGGTCCGTAGCGTCTCGATGGGCGCCTGGATCGGCACAGGTTCGCGTGACGAAGAGGCAGCCGTGAACGGCGTCTCGCACTTTGTCGAGCACATGGTATTCAAGGGCACGACCTCTCGCTCGGCCAAGCAGATCGCCCGTGAGGTAGACACCATCGGCGGCAATCTCGACGCCTTCACCGGCAAGGAGATGGTCTGCTTCAACATCAAGGTTCTTGACGAAAACGTGACCCCGGCGCTCGACGTTCTGGCCGATCTCGTGCTGCACCCGACGTTCACACCCGAGGAGATCGTGCGCGAGCAGGGCGTCATCCTCGAAGAGATCAAGATGGACGAGGACAACCCCGACTACCTGGTCCACGAGGTCTGGACCCAGAACTTCTGGAAGAACGAGGCCCTTGGCCGTCCAATTCTCGGCACCAAAAAGACTGTCTCAAGCTTCAACCAGCAAATCATCTTCGACTTCTATGCCAGCCGATTCACGCCGCGCAACATGGTCTTTTCGGCGGCAGGAAACCTGGACCACGATGCCTTCGTGGCGCAGGTCGAGCAGCAGTTCAGCTCCCTCGCCGCCAGCAGCGACGGCCATCTCCCACAGATGCCGACCCCGGTGGCCACTCCGCACATCACCCTGAAGCGGAAGAAGTCGCTCGAACAGGTCCAGGTCTGCCTCGGCATTCCAGCGCCCCCGGTGAACCACTCCGACCGCTACGGAGTCTACCTGCTCAACACCATGCTTGGCGGCGGCATGAGTTCGCGCCTCTTCCAGACCATCCGCGAAGACCAGGGCCTCGCCTACGCCATCTACTCAGAGATGAATCCGTTCCGGGACACCGGCTCCCTCTGCATCTTCGCTGGCACGGCAATCGACAAGACCGAGAAGGTCTTGCAGCTTACCATGCAGGAACTGCGCCGTCTGAAAGAAGACACTGTCAGCGAAACTGAGTTGAAGCGCGCAAAGGACCAGTTGAAGAGCAATATCGTGATTGGCCTCGAAAGCTCAGGCAGCCGGATGGCAAACCTGGCACGGCAGCAGATGTACTTTGGCCGTTTCTTCGGAGTGGACGAGATCACGCAGGAGATCAATGCCGTGACCCCTGCCGACATTCAGTCCCTGGCGCAGCAGCTCTTTCGCCCCGAAGCGATTGCCCTCACCCTGCTGGGCAACCTCGGCGAGATGAAGGTCGAGCGCGAAGATCTGGCCTGCTAG
- the lolA gene encoding outer membrane lipoprotein chaperone LolA, with protein sequence MLKKTALLLFVCCATPLFAQGQQSATPDSALIRKVDDHYNHLTSLRAHYTEHYTGMGMDRTESGTLLLKKPGRMRWNYDKPVGKVFVLDGKYAWFYTPGDSQAQRVPAKELDDLRSPLRFLLGHTQLKKELDNLTVTPDGAGFRITGVPKGMAQRVKLLTLQVTSAGAIQQMQIEELDGSITGFTFSEIQENIPVKGETFVFHPPAGVIFVNGLPPI encoded by the coding sequence ATGCTGAAGAAGACCGCTCTATTGCTGTTCGTCTGCTGTGCGACGCCCCTGTTCGCGCAGGGGCAACAGAGTGCCACGCCAGACAGCGCCCTCATTCGCAAGGTCGACGATCACTACAACCACCTCACTTCCCTGCGCGCCCATTACACCGAGCACTACACCGGCATGGGCATGGATCGCACTGAATCTGGCACGCTCCTGCTGAAAAAACCCGGCCGCATGCGCTGGAACTACGATAAGCCAGTCGGCAAGGTCTTCGTGCTCGACGGCAAGTACGCCTGGTTCTACACGCCGGGCGATTCACAGGCCCAGCGCGTTCCTGCAAAGGAGCTGGACGATCTACGATCTCCGCTGCGTTTTCTGTTAGGCCATACACAGCTCAAAAAGGAACTGGACAACCTGACCGTCACCCCGGACGGTGCAGGGTTCAGGATCACCGGTGTCCCGAAAGGCATGGCGCAGCGGGTAAAGCTGCTGACATTACAGGTAACCTCTGCGGGAGCAATTCAGCAGATGCAGATCGAAGAGCTGGATGGATCTATAACAGGATTTACTTTCAGCGAAATACAAGAGAACATTCCAGTGAAAGGTGAGACTTTTGTCTTTCACCCTCCCGCTGGAGTCATCTTCGTAAACGGACTGCCCCCCATTTAG
- a CDS encoding (deoxy)nucleoside triphosphate pyrophosphohydrolase, with amino-acid sequence MVAALILRKGAGGTEVFICQRKPDQPMSLKWEFPGGKIEPGEGPEEALARELNEELGIAADIGERVAQIRHKYRNGGAVDLQFFVVKQFRGPLENRIFNDMRWAPLATLPEYDFLAADLGLIRDLSEGKLLEKI; translated from the coding sequence GTGGTCGCGGCGCTGATTCTACGCAAGGGCGCCGGTGGAACCGAAGTCTTTATTTGTCAACGCAAACCCGACCAGCCCATGAGCCTCAAATGGGAGTTTCCCGGCGGAAAAATCGAGCCAGGCGAAGGCCCGGAAGAAGCCTTGGCGCGCGAATTGAACGAAGAGCTGGGAATCGCGGCCGACATTGGCGAGCGTGTAGCGCAGATCCGCCACAAATACCGGAACGGTGGCGCGGTGGATCTTCAGTTTTTTGTCGTGAAGCAGTTTCGTGGACCGCTCGAGAACCGCATCTTCAACGACATGCGCTGGGCTCCCCTGGCCACCCTGCCGGAGTACGACTTTCTCGCCGCAGACCTCGGCCTCATCCGCGACTTGTCTGAAGGTAAGCTTCTCGAAAAAATTTAG
- a CDS encoding type II secretion system protein has protein sequence MTKLMAKTTALGRGQAARPTEEGFTLIELLIVMSIMLILMTLAVPQLLKLKKQGNQTSAINSVRTIGQAELQYNSAYPANGFSCSLATLGGDPKAGAPTPQAAQLITPDLAAGHKAGYTFAITNCQKVTINNQDMITSFEITAVPDAVGKTGDNGYCSDENNAIRQDPTGGTNCTQPIQ, from the coding sequence ATGACCAAATTGATGGCGAAGACGACAGCCCTGGGACGAGGACAAGCAGCACGACCGACGGAAGAAGGCTTCACCCTGATCGAACTGCTGATCGTCATGTCGATCATGCTCATCCTAATGACGCTGGCAGTTCCTCAGTTGTTGAAGCTGAAGAAACAGGGCAATCAGACCTCGGCGATCAACTCGGTGCGCACCATCGGACAGGCGGAGTTGCAGTACAACTCGGCTTATCCCGCCAACGGATTTTCCTGCTCGCTGGCCACGCTGGGCGGCGATCCCAAGGCTGGCGCTCCGACACCGCAGGCGGCGCAACTGATTACGCCCGACCTCGCCGCCGGCCACAAAGCGGGATACACCTTCGCCATTACCAACTGCCAGAAGGTGACCATCAACAATCAGGACATGATTACCTCGTTTGAGATCACGGCTGTACCCGACGCCGTCGGCAAGACCGGCGACAACGGTTACTGCTCCGACGAGAACAACGCCATCCGGCAGGACCCCACCGGCGGCACGAACTGCACCCAACCCATCCAGTAA
- the rlmN gene encoding 23S rRNA (adenine(2503)-C(2))-methyltransferase RlmN gives MLNKTNTVAEVVLGSKPLFGQSLDALTHLMTHLGQRPYRANQLIEAVYRQRVGSLDEITTLPASLRGSLSAEGYDIGLPEIVQTARSVDGTERYLIRMADGETVETVWMPDGDGGERGDGSVAAEEEEKEDANPAAFPYRRATICVSSQVGCAVNCQFCLTAKLGIRRNLTPGEIAGQVAAVLNRHRVDLGSSRGNPTPARINLVFMGMGEPFLNYANFMEAVRLLVYMRIPESRMTVSTSGILPGILDFAREPVRPKLAVSLNAPNDVIRESIMPITRKWNIAALFEALDTIPLRNREWITFEYVMLGGINDSLGDADELIALVSGRRCKINLIVWNSGPNMPYHEPSQAGVAAFQKRIIAAGIPAYIRRPRGRDIYAACGQLKRTVESDPLPAPLVAISSAASLPG, from the coding sequence ATGTTGAACAAAACAAACACCGTAGCCGAAGTCGTTTTAGGGTCCAAGCCGCTCTTCGGCCAGTCGCTGGACGCTCTGACCCACCTGATGACGCACCTCGGGCAGCGCCCCTACCGGGCTAACCAACTTATCGAGGCTGTCTATCGGCAACGGGTCGGTTCGCTCGACGAGATCACCACTTTGCCTGCGAGTCTGCGCGGGTCGCTTAGCGCCGAGGGGTATGACATCGGCCTGCCGGAGATCGTTCAGACTGCCCGGTCCGTCGACGGCACCGAGCGCTATCTGATCCGCATGGCCGACGGCGAGACCGTCGAGACCGTCTGGATGCCGGACGGCGACGGAGGCGAGCGAGGCGATGGCTCGGTTGCCGCCGAAGAGGAGGAGAAGGAGGATGCCAATCCGGCAGCCTTCCCTTATCGCCGTGCGACCATCTGCGTCTCCAGCCAGGTGGGCTGCGCAGTCAACTGCCAGTTTTGCCTCACGGCCAAGCTCGGCATCCGGCGCAATCTTACTCCTGGCGAGATCGCTGGGCAGGTCGCCGCAGTGCTCAACCGCCACAGGGTCGATCTTGGCAGCAGCCGTGGCAATCCTACCCCGGCGCGGATCAATCTTGTCTTTATGGGCATGGGAGAGCCGTTCCTGAACTATGCCAACTTCATGGAGGCAGTTCGCCTGTTGGTCTACATGCGCATTCCCGAGTCGCGGATGACGGTCAGCACCTCCGGGATTCTGCCTGGCATTCTGGATTTTGCGCGAGAGCCGGTGCGTCCCAAGCTGGCGGTCAGCCTCAACGCTCCCAACGACGTCATCCGCGAATCAATTATGCCCATCACGCGCAAGTGGAATATTGCGGCGCTGTTTGAGGCGCTCGATACCATTCCACTGCGCAATCGAGAGTGGATCACCTTCGAGTACGTGATGCTGGGGGGCATCAATGATTCGCTGGGCGACGCGGACGAACTGATCGCGCTGGTCAGCGGTCGACGCTGCAAGATCAACCTTATCGTCTGGAACTCCGGCCCCAATATGCCTTATCACGAGCCTTCGCAGGCAGGAGTGGCGGCTTTTCAGAAGCGGATCATCGCCGCCGGCATTCCGGCCTATATCCGCCGGCCGCGTGGGCGGGACATCTACGCCGCCTGCGGGCAGCTCAAACGGACGGTGGAGTCAGATCCCCTACCCGCGCCTCTAGTCGCGATTTCGTCTGCGGCCAGTCTTCCCGGATGA
- a CDS encoding haloacid dehalogenase-like hydrolase, protein MNNPSSTLLANRLSTAEFHAAVYELSPTVAVFDCDGTLWSGDAGSSFMKWTIDTGLISREATDWIDGRYRGYKRGEVSELAICGEMVQLYQGLREEEMRRAAKKFFATHIEPNIFPEMLELVTELQRKGVDIWAVSSTCDWVIEEGVQRFKIPANRVLAARVTIKDGLVTETICDVPTDEGKVTSLARVGITTPEAVFGNSVHDAAMLGIAGRAFPVNPSPALAEHSAAEGWPVYYPASVVPIGY, encoded by the coding sequence GTGAACAACCCAAGCAGCACCCTCCTGGCCAATCGTCTTTCCACTGCCGAGTTCCACGCCGCAGTTTACGAGCTGTCCCCTACCGTTGCCGTCTTCGACTGCGATGGAACGCTATGGTCAGGCGACGCCGGTTCGTCTTTCATGAAATGGACGATCGATACCGGCCTGATCTCCCGCGAAGCGACCGACTGGATCGACGGACGGTATCGCGGCTACAAGCGCGGTGAGGTCTCCGAGCTGGCGATCTGCGGCGAGATGGTCCAGCTCTACCAGGGTCTGCGCGAAGAGGAGATGCGCCGCGCCGCCAAAAAGTTCTTTGCAACCCACATCGAACCCAATATCTTTCCCGAAATGCTGGAGCTGGTCACCGAATTGCAGCGCAAGGGTGTAGATATCTGGGCAGTGAGCTCCACCTGCGACTGGGTCATCGAGGAAGGCGTGCAGCGCTTCAAGATTCCCGCGAACCGTGTGCTGGCAGCCCGCGTCACCATCAAAGATGGCCTGGTAACGGAGACGATCTGCGATGTGCCGACCGACGAAGGCAAGGTCACCTCGCTGGCCCGCGTTGGCATTACGACCCCCGAGGCAGTCTTCGGCAACTCAGTCCACGACGCCGCGATGCTGGGAATTGCAGGACGGGCGTTTCCAGTGAACCCGTCACCAGCGTTGGCGGAGCACAGTGCAGCCGAGGGATGGCCGGTTTACTATCCGGCTTCAGTCGTACCCATCGGCTATTAG